The genomic stretch TCCTTGCAATGTACAAACATACGTTATACGGAGGGTTTGCGTATATCATTAAATGAAGTAATTTGTTTACATGTATTGAAAAGAAGGACAGCTTTAAGCTTAGATATGCATTCATTAATATCTAACTAGTGTACCGTCCTTGCGACAAAGGGGAGACAAAACTGTTTGTTTAGacgtataataatgttatttgtttacaacaaaaacaatttggaTTTACGAAACACATGAGCACTAGGATAAAGCGAAGAAGCACTCAAGTGTTTTGAAAACAGGAATCTGCGTACTAAATTATGTACTTgcaataaaatacattgtatcaCATTTACAATCATGCGAAATTGTACATGACAGATGTCGAAAATGGCTGGAATTTTTCCATCTTTTTTACGATTGATTTAGTGCTGCGTTATGCCAGTTCATTATTCGGGTGTAACTGACAAAGCTTGGCACCGGGGTAGaaccattaacccttaccctgctaaactgtTATAATGaattgttcatctttcaatttggactttaccattaactgttaaaaggggtgcttacaaaaatgtactgacagaatggcaaacagtgcagatcttgatcagactgcacggatgtgcatgctgatcattatctacactggtcggaaaggcagaaTCAGACGTGTCCGGCATGACAGGGGTTAACTGTACGCAAGGCAACTTGCTAGTTAGTGCACTTACCGTATTACAAACTTCTTCTAAGCCATCCGATATCTCTCGCCTGTCTGCCCATCCATCTGAATTTTTGTCAAACAACTTGAACAGTTGTCTAAAATTGTCTGTCCTGAAAATCAGTAAGTAACAATGTATGAACGCAActtaattacattgaaataacttCCTTTCCGTTATTGTAAGATAATGAAATATTCAGTCAAAGATACCATGGCTGCTGGAAGACCGCTTGCGTTATGATAGCATGTCTATCAGGAGACCACTTGATTAAGAGACCAACTCTTCATatcttatttatttgttgtttagaACAAAATCATGTTGTGTTAAAAGACCACTTATTGCATTTCAAGTAGGTGGTCCCTTAATCCAGATTGTACTGTGGATTCATTGTTATAGATTAAAAGGGATACAATAGCTTATAAAAATTTCTTCCGGTCAgaatattatgtattatatattaaccacttattattttaaattgtagTGTAAAGTTGGTGACCTGATCCTAGAAGACTTGtagaaattgaattatttctacGTTGAATgtctattattttaattttatacctGGTTAATAAAGAATATGTCTGTTAtattattactattttgtttTCTATTCAGTGTTCAAATTTATACTAAATGTTACAAATCTGTTATAAAAGTGACAATTCGGGAAAAGTGAGAATCCCCTACAGTAATAATAACTTAGTTTTTCAACGTTTCTTACAATAAAATACTGCACTTTGTGTGAGTGACCATTTGAAAACACTGCAAATGTAATGTTACTTACTTGTCAATAAGAACCTTATCCGCTTTGAACGCAGACACATAGTCCTCTAGGGCCACCATGCTTTTACGCCCTGGCACGCCAAGATACTGAAAAATACGACACAGCTTCTCATATATTTTTATCAACTCTCACATGAAAATCCAACTTAATAATCACCTGTCGAAAACAAGGTGAGTTGTAACGGATTTTtctcaatttgtgaccttaaaTTTTCCAAAGGTAAGCAGTTAGGGTCCactgtcatcaccatagcgatgtacaatctCGGCACGCCAATATACAAAATGGCACGTCTGacaaactatatatatatgtacaaactgagagttatatgaaataaactttgaaactttgaaactttgacaacGATGGAAGCCTTTTTCGCgccatatttataataaaagCGGAGTTTAGTAAAAAGCCAAATTAGATAAACTCTTTCattttgacttttatttatttttcgtgATCCCATATTTTTCCGAATATTCCAAaagtgaaacagtattcgaatattcgtgtaatgaacgaatattcgaatatttgttGCCATCcctaaaaaaaagacaaacaagcaATATAGAACCTATCAGAAATGGTTGCCGAGATATATCAATATATGTCTTGAAATGAGTCATTTGGAAGCGCACCATTTTCACACTAGCGATCATACCTTTagtttatgttttgattttttaaacccCATAAAGCGGAGCATATTTCGGACTTCTTGTCTTGTTAATTTTCCGTCATTGTCCGAGTCCATGGCCTTGAACTCTGATCTTACGTAAAGGTCCAACAGATCTTCTGGGAGTGGTTCCGGGGGTTTCTtcctgaaaataattataaaatataagttgatcataaattatgatatattttgtacaaaatattttggcCGGAAGAAGTTCGGTGCATAATTCACAACAGGACAAACCATTTGAGTCCATTCGTATATCTTCCGCTTAACCGaaacgaaattttatataaaacttaaataatggCCGTTGTTTGAGGCATATGGTACTCTATAGATGATAGCACAAATATATGGTTATATTCCTTTAAGAAGAAAAACTTCTCCCTACTTGTTACTTGTGCCATTATTTTGTGTTTCCTCTCcaaggatgattttaattttacgaTAAATTCAGTCGTTTTACCTAATCAACGTCAGAAAACTCTTAAAAGTTTAGGGCTTATATGTCAGCTTCACTCAAATCTCATCTGCCTCCGTCTccgtttatttaaatattcttgttattttgAAACATTCCAGTCCTCGACCGTGTCTCttttatatattctattttaGAGGTTGAAATGCTTTCGTGGTATATATATTCATCGACATTATAACggttatttctttaaaatctcatTTTCTTATCTCAAGCAAACAATCTCAAAGTTTTCAGTACGTCAATACAGCAGCATCCAAGTGGGTATAATGTCAGTGTTTTATTCATTATGATACGTACAACTTGAAATGAGGTAATCTGTTTTGATCTTTACTGTTATAGCTTGATTTTGATAAGAGCAAAACCTCTGAAAGTATATTCAGTCATAACAGTTTAAAGTTTTGGAGCAGAACACATCTTGATTAAGGAATGTGCAATCATCACCCTTTTGCACGGCTTTTGCGTGTACAGAGTCCTTAACCACGGCATTTTGCACACTTTTGCATGGCTTTTGCGTGTACTGAGTCCTTAACCGCGGCATTTTGCACACTTTTACATGGCTTTTGCGTGTACAGAGTCCTTAACCACGGCATTTTGCAAACTTTTGCATGGCTTTTGCGTGTACAGAGAGTCCTTTAACACAGCATTTCGCACACGTTTGTTTGCACGGCTTTTGCGTGTACAGAGTCCTTAACCACGGCAGTTTGATGCCCAGACAGTGTATAAAACTAGAATTGAGAgatcattttacaatttatttagtGTTGGTCATTAGGAACGAGCCAGTGAAGATATTTGTAATTCACTTGTTACCTTGACGACTTACGTAGATCAATATCAACGAATACCGGTATATAGCAagacatatttcatttatcaatagATTTACATGTGAAAATTCACGCACAATTGTAAATAATATGTACAACAAATAATCTGCACAGGTTAACTACAAGTTGTTCTTTCAATGAAATGGTTTAAAAAGTGGTAAAtgcttttgaaaataataaatagaattaaaaGTTAACCACTCTTCGAAAACAATTTTGAACTTCTAATAGACCATTGCAAAGTTCAGCAATTTCGACAGGACAGATATTTCAATTTAGACTTAGCTTTTAGcgtattgttttgaaactttttagcATAAAAGCGACAATTCTCTGTATCAAATtgtaaaatctggaaaaataaaagcaaatttttgactttttatgAGTTATTTTCaccagaaaaataaaacattttgcaacaTCTTGGAATAGGTACATGTATACTTCTGTTATTATTATTTGGTATGAATTTGCGTCATTGAAACTTGATTCGACGTTCATTGCTAAAAGTCATAGGAAAACATTTGTCTTATTTACTATGATATCGAATCATTGAAGTAAGTTATTTTACTTAATTCTACATTACGGGATACTTCTGTTTGATTAAAATATCACAAGAGTGTTCATGAatttctattctaacacgatccgcagcaattgctatataaacatatagtgaaatcgcctatacatAAATCTACGATAAAAAATGGTTGGCTGTTAtatttcacccccctatgattgtggcataagagattctacttcagttccattacatacgaattatttcagggccaaacggttgaaaacagcatttcaaaaacataaatataataaaaagtcatactgacttatgtataggtccgtaaaacacgttctgatctctacgagcgaattcaattagcttaattatgattcagcggtgacgtcataaatgtatgacataaagtatgacgtcataatgatgtgacgttatataaaagttaagctcgtcactcgtaacactgGATCAACTCGCctattttgatgattctgttcataattagtttgcaagctgttagattactaattcataaatacttctcaaaattctgataaaaaagaaacaaatatctataagtttcactggctatgcaacactttctaaccatagggggtaaattgtaacagcatatgatccgaatgacgtattacgctgaaaatgtagtactgtaaaatgcgaattatttgcgttgttagaatcgaaataataaataggttccaataattttatcaattaataaaacatgggcagtcgtttggatgcgaataattaaatcactcgtgctacgcactcatgattttattatattacgcatccaaacgactgcccatattttattaactgataaaatataggaacatattcattatttcttaattctaaaacGATCTGCAGCAACTGCTATGTATTAGTTAttggtcaaatatcaaattttatggaATTTATTGCAAGCGTAGCGTAGCGGAGCGCAGCAATAAGTTCTATAAAATTTGATATGACCAATAACTGATTTACAGTTTGCCTGTGCAAAAAGTCACGTACACCATGTCGGCGTACGCTTTGAAGTGATAAACTTCCACCCATaagaattttgattgacaggtcTAGAGAGGAAAAAGTTGTCTTGAAACTTCAATCAAATACCATTAGCCAGGGTTCATTTTTTACAGTGTTAATTCGTGAAtggtattacatgtatatgcacaTGTCGAAAGTAACTAAAATATGGCAGAAAAGACCGTTTCAACAGAACACAAAACTGAGCTGGATTATCAGTTAGATTTCCTGAACGATGACAACATCTATATTccgtttggtcaaaatgatgttACTGTTTCGCAGCTCCTTACTATCGACACGCAACAATTCTACGACTCCAAGAATGATACTAGTAATCAAGCAAAAAACAAAGAGAACACCCCAGCAGAAGTGTGCAACAGtatgtatttttaatttaatttttaacttaGTGCTTTTTGATAACCGATCATAGAGCTAAAAATTCTAGCAATAtttttgctctgatttgtaatgtTTCATTATCTCCCGCCGATGAAAGGGAGGTGGTAGAGCTATTGAAATGGCGtacgttgtccgtccgtgcgtccttccgtccgcagTCATTTCTCGGCAACTAGCtgatagaattttatgaaacttaaaataaatatggaccaacatactgcaataatgcccgtcattttttttattggattggtcaattttccttagagtattgcccttgatttaacgAAAGCATGTGTCTTTccgtctgtctgcagccatttctcagtaacatgcaggtagaatttcatgaaacttaaaataaatattgaacaaTATACCGCTATGAtcatgatgcccgtcatttttattttttttttattttatttttaaaaaatccacgTCCGCTGCCATTTCTCAGTAGCCATTTGGTAGaagttcatgaaacttaaaatagataacaGTCGAATCGGAATGACAATGAATTTACCACAAACCCTTTCATGTACCGTGTTTGTGGCagtttgaattaaataaatattcttttctcTTTGCAGGTAGATTTCAGAAGCCGATGTCTACAGTAGATATCAAGAACAAGCAGAGGAACGCTGTTCCTGCCAACACGACTCGAAGTAATATATGGGCGATAAATGTGTGGAAAGAATGGGCCGAGAATCGCAACTTGCAACCGGAAACTGCGTCGGAGCCGGGCTTTCAAATTCCTCTGGATATTGGAAATGGACTTTTGAAATGTTTGTGAAATTAAGCGGAAGAACGGTGAACCCTACCCGCCAGCAACTTTGCAAAATATTGCAGTAGGAATTCAACGTTATTTACGTACAGAGAAATTGATgcatgtaaatttgtttaaaacggACGATCCCACATTCATGGAATTTCGAAAAACGTTAGATTCTCAAGTGTGTTGAAACCGGAAAACACCAAAACAGAAttacaaaatgaaagtgaaact from Mercenaria mercenaria strain notata chromosome 16, MADL_Memer_1, whole genome shotgun sequence encodes the following:
- the LOC123540297 gene encoding uncharacterized protein LOC123540297; protein product: MGQRESKKPPEPLPEDLLDLYVRSEFKAMDSDNDGKLTRQEVRNMLRFMGFKKSKHKLKYLGVPGRKSMVALEDYVSAFKADKVLIDKTDNFRQLFKLFDKNSDGWADRREISDGLEEVCNTVEMFIDQALQETVDTMVTSAESKISYENFLALEFQIAHRLREEDKKKSMFDED